From Aegilops tauschii subsp. strangulata cultivar AL8/78 chromosome 5, Aet v6.0, whole genome shotgun sequence:
AGTAAAAAAACATTTTTGTTGCTTTATGTATAAAGCAGGACAAAAGCCTATTTTGAGAGCAATAAGTATTTCTAAGTCATGTAACAACCATCCAACTTAAAGATCAGATTATGGAACTACAAAAGGGACGAGAAGATCATGATCATACAACTACTAATTAATATATTGACTGTCACAAAAATGGATGATGAAACTAGAAGCATGTTATTGAAAAGAAAGAAAGTTGTAGAACGATCGACAAATAACAAAGCTAGTCGGACAACGATGGAGAAGTTGAGATCTGATACCAGTTGTTGCATCCATGCGTGCATGCCGGAGATAAAGTGTCTCACCGCCAAGCTCCCCTATCTTTCCTATGTCAACCAACTCCCCATTCCACACCAAGCATCTCGTCACGTCTCCTCCAGACCTGCCGGTGCTCAGGTTGCTGAACGTGTATGCCACGCACGAGCAATTGCGGCTGCACGCTGATGTGCACTCCTCGAACGTACTCCTGTCCCCGCCCACGGAAGAAAACATGTCAGGTGACTTCATCCCCGGCAAGGCTAAGAAGTCGTCACTGCATCGCGGCGCCTTCTTCCTTTGGCACCCCGCCGAGAATCTGCCTACACTCCATTCCTGTGTGTTAGTCGGCTCAAAGCCGTCGAGACACTTGCATGCTGGCACGGCAGGCGTGGTGGATGTCTCATCGCAGTATCCATTTGGGCCACAATAATTGTAGCGGTTGCATTCAGCAGACGGCCACTTCCAAAGGACAGCCCACGCTGACGACTTATTGCTCCAACTCTGGAGCTGATACTCGCCATAGTAGGTTAGCACTAACCTGGTGCGTGGGGCGCCGTCCGAGAGGCTATAGGTGATGTACATCTCATCGTCCTTGTCGACGAAGGCCACATAGATGATAAAATCACTGACGTTAGTTGCCCTTGTCCCCCCAAGTTGTTGTTGGCTTTGGCTCATCACTAGGTACCCTGTCCATGGGGCGCTGCGAGACACCGAGTGCTCCCCATCCCATAGGAATACTTGGAGGGATCTGTTCGGGTTGCTGCCATAGGAGAAGCGCCCCAACGAAGGGTCGTTAGGGCCTTTCCAGGATACTAGATGCTCGGCGGTGCCCTGTGTGCTATTGTTTATCCGTAGCTTCATGCCAGGGAGGAATGTGTCAGTGCGGTGGTCGAAGCTCTGCCACAACATGGTGCCATTTGACAACCGAATAACGAGGTTGCCAGTGTTCAGAAGCACTACCGTTGAGGTAGATGAGCCCACGGCGGTGGCCACGTTGGTCGTTGTCCAAAGGACACGGTGGCCACCATTACCATCGGAGAGAACCAGATTAGAGGTGTTGGTGAGGGAGACCGTTGGTGGAGAGGAAGTGGTGTTGGTGGCCGGGGTTTCTCGATTGGCGACCCACACGACTGTGAGCTCGGGGATGCCGGTGTACCATATGCCTAGGTACAGGCTAGCAGGAGTGGAGTTGGAGGGGCTGAAGAAGCCCAAGGCGAATCCACCATCATCGGAGAGGATGAAGTTACCTGGGGACAGCGCCCTGTCAGGGACAAGCCGATCGTCAGAAGCGCTCAACGGTAGGAAAATAAGGATTGTGACCGCCGTGAAGCTGGTGAGAGCCGGCCAATCCATTGATCGATCAGGCTAAGATCTTCGTACTAATGAAGGTGGCTAACTGGGAGTAAGTAGATAGTTGTACCAGTCCTTGGTCTACAAGCAAGCGATGCTTTGACGAACCGAGCATCCACAAATGTTTGATCGTGGAAGCAGATGGTTGTATAATGCAGTGTTCTTGGAATTCTGGTAGATTGACTTCCAACTTTCCAAGTGGTCAAGAGTTGACATATCAGCTGTCCACCTCTGAGTTGGGATGCGACCTTGACTGCTGACTAGTCAGAAACTCAGAATAGTGACTGAAACATTAAGCTATAAACGGACGGATAGCTATTGTGTATCAACACTTCAACAGTCACCTTCACTCCTGACTGTTCTTTGCAATTGTAGCAGTGACAGTAATACATATACAAAGTGATCTTTGCGATATTTTGTACAGGTAACGTGTCAGCCTACACTGCGTCATGCCCCTAATATTTGTATAACAATCTCTTTTGAAAAATCCTCGTAGATGTTATCACGGTGAGATCAGTCGTGAAGCATTACAAAAACGAACGAACGTTGTGGAATGTCTGATTTACAAACAAATCCTAGAGAAATCCTTCTCCCTCCTCCGCATGCATTCCTCTTCCATCTCTATCCCAAGCGGCCGGTCTCTTTTCTGCCTAACGCTTGCTTCATCGAATCAGCCCAGAAGCTGCAGATTCACATCAGTAAAATGCTTGTCTTGCACTAAATGACACGCTCTAATTTTGTCCAACCGCGTCATTCTAGCATGCTTATGTATTTTTTCACGACTGGGGGGATTCATACCTGCTTGGCTCGATGTCTCCCGTCGATGTGCTGTCAGCTGGGAGGATTCAAATCTGGGTAAGGCAAAGCCTTCCCGGTCATCACAAGGCAGAGCAGCCCAGAAGTCCTGGTTACTGATGGCTCCAACAATAGACAGCCCACATTTCTCCTCTTGTTGATTGATTACTGAAACTGATTGATGACCACAGGCACTACCATTTCTGAATGTCCGTTCTGCAGATTCCTTCGTTTCTCTTCTCCACTAAATCGTCCCCTGCTGACTGCTGTGTGGTACTACTCTGCTTGACCGTTCATCTGCGGATACTGAGTGTACACATTCACCGTGATGCAACCGAAGGGGCGGAATTCCCAACCTCTCACGTCAAGTGATGCACCATATATATTATCCCGGCTTCCTCGCCAGCCTTGCAGGGAAGATGACACAATGGCCGCAACAAAAAGATCTGCCCCGGATGCAGCCAGCTGCCTTTTGATCATCCTAGCAATCACGTCCACATCCATGGCCACCTCATCTTCCTATGCCGGAGAAACATCCAACGGGAGCTGTGCCGCGCCTGACAGGGCGGCGCTCCTCTCCTTCAAACTGGCATGACAAGTGATCCTGCTAAACGCCTGGGCTTCTGGAGAGGCCATGACTGCTGCCAGTGGAGCGGTGCTACGTGTGACAACCAGTCATGCCACGTAGTCAAGCTCAATCTCCGCAATGCCTTCATCAAAGACAATGAGAATTTTATTTGGTGCGTGCCTCTTGGAGAATCCGCACACTTTGATTATTGAATAAAGGGGTACATCCACTAAAAAAAAGGCCCATCTTCAGGCAAAAAAAAAGGTTTACAATTGCTACCGTGAAAACATTCAGTCTGATTTTCCATCCTCTCTTGAGCCAGACACTGTAGCAAACGATGTTTTTGGTTTTCAGCCGGGTTTTAAAAGTACAGATGAGTTTTACAAATTTGAGATGCCAACAATTTTTTACAGTTTCGATTTTTTGTATgaaaaacacaaacattttttgaaattctgaacatttttaaaattccaAAATATTTTTAGAAATTGAACATTCTTAACAAAAAATCAAACAAATTTGAAATTTCTGAACAAATTTTTAAAAATAAAACAAGGAAAAATGTAAAAAGCCGGACAGAAACCTTTCAGAAGGTTCCCGAAGCCCAACTCACCTTGGCTTGATGCCTCTTCTGCGAATCGCCAGCAATTTGATGTAGTGAGCATCAAATAGGGTTCGCCCCTCCCCCCCTCCACACAATCAACAGAAAGACGATTACACATGTTGGAAACTTGAGCAGATTTAGAGAACTCACTTAGCACTAAAGCTTAGTTTGTAGCACGAACCTGAGGGAAAACAGGCCATTTGTCCAGCCTCAAACGTACATGAGATGCCTCTTCCTCTGCGACTGTAAAATGCAAGAAAAAATGAGTGTGACAGAGGGAAAACAATTGCATTCCTTCATGGAAGAAAAAGCTAGACTGGTTCAACTGAAAATCAAGATAGAAGATTCAAGTCTGGGTCCCGGTCATTACAAGGCAGCGCAGCCCAAGTCCTGATTGCTGATGGTTCCGACAATAAACAACACAAATTTCTTCCTCTTGTTAATTGATCACTGAAACTGATTGATAGCTACAGGCACAACTATTTCTGAATGTCCGTTGTGCAGATTCCTTCTTTCCTTTTCGCGACATAATCGTCCCCTTCGTGTTACTACTCTTACTTGACCCTTCGTTCGGCGGATACTGTGAGGACGCATTCACTGCGATCCGACTGAAGGAGAGGAATTTTCAACCTCTCGCATCAAGCAATTCACCGTATACATTCCCTGGGCTTCCTTTCTAGCCTTGCACAGAAATAACACAATGGCCACAGCAACACTATCTGCCTCGGGTGCAGCCAGCTGTATTTTCATCATCCTAGCAGCAACCACCATGTCCATGGCCACCTCCTATTCCTATGCTAGAGAAACATCCAGCAGGAGCTGCATCGCGGCTGAGAGGGCGGCGCTGCTCTCCTTCAAAACCAGCATGACAAGTGACCTTGCAAAACGACTGGACTCCTGGAGAGGCCATCACTGCTGCCAGTGGAGCGGGGTCACTTGCAACAACCGGACAGGCCAAGTCGTCAAGCTCAGCCTCCGCAATGCCTTCATCAAAGAAGATAAAAAAATTGTTTGGTGCATGCCTCATGGGGAATCCGGCGGATTGGAGGGAAAGATAAGTTCTTCTTTGCTTGCTTTGCAACACTTGAAGCATCTTGATCTAAGTGGAAACAACCTCGGGGGGGTAGGTGTGACCATACCAAAATTCTTAGGCTCCATCAAGAGCTTGACATATCTGAACCTTGCTTGCATGAATTTCGATGGGGGGGTGCCACCTCAACTTGGTAACCTCTCTAGGTTGCTCCACCTTAACCTTGAGGCCAGTGTTTTCTCTGATACTCTTTTGCATTCTGATGACATATCATGGTTATCTCGCCTTGGTTTACTAAGATCCCTTGACATGAGTGGAGTGAACCTCAGCACTATTCCTGATTGGGTTAGGGTGGTCACCATTGTTCCTTCTCTGGAAGTCCTTCAACTCAGTCAATGTGGACTCAGTTTACAACATGAACCCATAGTGCATTCAAATCTTAGTTCACTTCAGGTGCTTGATCTATATAGCAACAGAATTGACACGTTGAATCCAACCTACTGGTTCTGGGATGTTCTCATCATCAAGGAACTTGACCTTTCAAGTAACAAAATAGTTGGCCAACTTCCAGATGCAATCGGAAACATGACATCTCTTCAGACACTGAGGCTAGGTGGCAATTACCTCTCAGGTGTAAAATCTGAACTGTTCAAAAACTTGTGCAACCTCAGCTGGCTAGAGCTATGGTCAAATGAGATCAACCAGGATATGTCAGATTTTATGGAGGGGTTTCCGGCGTGTACAAAGAGTAAATTGTGGTCCTTAGATCTGTCTGCTACCAACCTTACTGGCAGGATTCCAAGCAGTATTAAGCAGTGGAAAAATTTAAGTGATCTTCAACTTTCTGATAATAGGCTTGTGGGGTCAATACCTTTGGGACTTGGCAAGATGACTAATCTACGGTCATTGATTCTAAACAACAACCAGTTGAATGGTTCTGTATCAGAGGAACATTTTGCAAGTCTAGTGTACTTGATGGAACTGAGTTTATCTCACAACCCTGTACACATCACTATCAGCTCAAACTGGATCCCCGCATTTAATCTGGAAGTGGCTCATTTTGCAAGTACCAAAATGGGACCTCATTTTCCATTGTGGCTTAAAGGACAGAAGGATATTTGGGACCTTGACATTTCAGATACAGGCATAGTTGATCTTGTCCCTGTTTGGTTTTGGACTGTATTCTCCAATGTCAGCTATGTAAATATCTCTTGTAATCAAATAAGTGGTCGGCTGCCAGCAACACTGGAATTTATGACTTCTGCACAAATGCTTGACCTCAACTCAAATGACTTCACAGGTTTGCTGCCACTGCTACCAGAATCGTTATTGTTCTTAGATATCTCCAGGAATTCTTTATCGGGGCCACTTCCCCAGGACTTTGGAGCAACAATGCTTAGAGAGCGTGTATTGTTCGCAAACCATATCAATGGAACAATTCCAATATATGTATGTCAACTGCAGTATATGGAAGTGTTGGATCTTTCAGAAAACCTTCTAGTAGGACAACTTCCCCAATGTTCAAAAGGTAGAGATGATAAGGAAGAACTGAACACAACAGTAGATCCCGGAAACAGGCTATTGTCGGCTCTGATCTTGCACAACAACAACCTGTCTGGCAAATTCCCTGAATTTTGCAATACAGTCCACTTTTGACACTACTTGATCTTTCCCACAACAAGTTCGAAGGAGAGCTACCAACGTGGACATCAGGGAAATTGCCATATTTGTCATTTCTGTTGTTACGGCATAATATGTTCTCTGGTTCTATTCCACTTGAGCTAACAGAGCAAGTACATCTCCAGTTCTTGGACCTTGCAAATAATAGAATATCAGGAGCTATACCTCGTGGTTTGGCCAACTTAAAAGCAATGACTCAATATAGCAAAATAAGATCTGATAACCCCTTGGAGAGCAAGTTCGGAGGTACAGGAGTAGACAACCACATTGAAGCAATAAAATATGATGACAGCCAACAAATAGTAATGAAAGGTCAACAACTTTATTACACCAGTGCAATTGTATATATGGTTGGCCTTGATTTCTCCTGCAATAATCTACTTGGAGAGATTCCAGAAGAAATAGCATCCCTTTTTGGGCTGAAGCTTCTGAATATTTCCCACAATCAGTTCAGTGGAAAGATTCCAGACAAGATTGGCCTGCTGCGAGGattggaatctcttgatctcTCATTCAACGAGCTTCACGGTGAAATTCCGTGGAGTCTGACAGAGATAACAACACTGAGCCACTTAAATCTGTCCTATAACAATCTTTCTGGAAGAATACCCTCGGGAAGTCAGCTACAGACACTTTCTGATTCAGAATCCATGTATATCGGCAACAACTATCTATGTGGGCCTCCTCTATCCATGAGCTGCTCACGACCCGAGCTGACTGAAGATCACCATGAAGGTAACAATAGAAAGAAGAGAGATTTGTATCTCAGGCTTGCTGCAGGGTTTGTCACGGGACTTTGGATGGTCTTTGTCATTTTGTTATTCGTGAAGACCTGGAGGGTTGCCTACTTCCAACTGTTAGATAATCTCTACAGGGCAAGATGCAAATGTCCGTGGCCAAAAAATGCACAATCTGCTGGTGCTTCACTGAAGACTGAAGACTAAAGACTAGCTTGGGCTTTCTGATCCACCTCTTATCTTCTGCTCTTGATCCATGCTTGTATTTGGTGAGTTTTCCAGCATTTCGCTTGTACTCAAGGGTTAAGTATTTGATGGACTGTTGCTGCTTGCTGCTTGTCGTCATAAAGCAAGACAAAATATGATAACCGAGACAAGATCCAGAGTATAGATATCAAATGACTTGCCTTTGTAACAGAACGAACTTGCGTTCATGTAAGAGAGCAGAGCGATCCATTGGTATGGTATAAGCATAGCGATGCATTGTCTGTTGATTTGATCAGTTATCCTTCCGCACACGACCGAATCGCAGAACCCTCGGTGCTATAGATAGATAGTTCTGCTTCTGCACGAAGCCtgggcatttcgtcgaacagctGTCGGGCATATATACCAGTACCACCAGCCGACCGCTGCTGGTCAGAGCTGACAACCTCCCCCAATCTCTGTGTCGCTGGAGGCCGCGCCAGGACTAGTGCAGCGTCCGGAGGAAGCACGGGAGGGGAAGTGGAGGTAGGGGGGCGACGGTGCGGAGTGCGGAGCCGCCGGAGGAGGGGATGTCGACGAGGAGCGAGGCTTCCCAGCGTTTCCTGAGCCTGCCATGGCGATGTGATAACGGCGACCCATGAAGTGTTTACATGGGCCCGCTAGAAGGAACCTCGCTGAAGAGGTGTCGCGGGTTGGACCGGCCCAGGCGCACGGAAACAATAGCCtcatttttttttccttttttcacgttttttgttttctttacttttttTACTTTTGTTTATTTATACTTCTAAATGTTCTAAATAAATATATTGCAAAAATTACTCTACAGATAACATTTGAAAAATATTgaccaagcatttgaaaaatgttaaatatgtataGATAAAAAAAGTTATCATCTATACGAAAAATGtatacaaaaaaataaaatgaGTATGCAAAATTGTGGGGGAATATATGATATTTACTCCATAATCACAGGATTACAATCGAAAGCAACAAGTTCCGCCCCACTGGTAGAGGGCTGATTAAGCCAGCACGCAGTGCTATCTCCGCTACGCCCAAAGTTCGCTAAACAATCTGCAACCCTATTTTGTTCACGAGTAATCTTAACAAGGAGCAAACACCCTATCTTCCATCGGGAGATTGATCTCAGAAATCAAATGTCCGTACGCAGACTTGTCCAAAGATCTGTCCATAATCGCTGATAAAGTGTTGGAGCAGTCAGACTGATTAAAACTGGCATGTGAGTCTGATGTATCGCCAAGTCAATGCCTTCCTTGGTTGCATGTAACTCAGACTCCAGAGTGTCGTTACAGTAGAAGAGACATCTGTATGCCGCAAAGATAACAAAACCCTTATCGTCTCCCATAATCGTGCCAGAGCCCGCCGAACCGTCCTCTTGACAAAAGGAGCCGTCCACTGACACAGTGTCGTCCAGCCAGGCGGTGGGAGTGAAACAAATTGAGCATGTATTTTTTTTAacttaatcaagcatttgaaaaaatgttaaacaagtGTTTCAAAAATGTTAAGCAAACATTTGAAAAATAATAAATGTGTATACAAAAGTGTGGACTTTGTATTAAAAAAATGATGAAACAAAtgtgatcatgtatataaaaatgttaatcaaacatttgaaaaaaaatgttggaAAGGTATTTGAGAAATGTTAaagtgtatagaaaaaatgttgaccatgtatttaaaaattgtaaatatttgatcatgtatataaaactgttaatcaagcatttcaaAAAACGTTGAACaattatttgaaaaatgttaatcaagaatttgaaaaatgtAAATGTGtttagaaaaaatgttgaccatgtgttaaaaaatgctaatattgcatttaaaaaaattAATCAAACATTTGAAAAAAATTAAATGTAAGACATGTTTTTAACTGGCGTTTGAACCACAGGCTCTCACTAGCGCTGCAAGTGCCTAGGTAGCTATGGACTCCGCGAAAAGCAAGAAGAGTTGGGGGAGGTTGCATCTCCGGAGCTTAAATGGCATATTCTTGGATGGTCTCCTACCCTGGTGGACTGGTGGTCGTACAAATCTGTATCTCCCTGTCATTagtgttagaagggagagagggattgaTGGAATagttgttgtattgcttgagcctcgtgggcatatatataagAGTACAtgatcatcttggagtacaaggcaaggtagaataatatcctacgctatcctagctttcctaataatcacgatactcaacatccccccgcagtcacaacggtagcgatgcagacggtgaggctggaGAAGAATCCGTAGGTaagccgacggacaccccccccccccacacacacacacacagtcgTAACGATCGATGCATCGCGGaagtcgtggctggagtggaaaccgacgaggttgctcaagcaagacctttgtgccgtttgtcgagGTAGCCGAGAGCGTAGGTGGTGTAGCCGtagtcgaggtagccgtgcgaaggACGCCGTGGTCGGTGTCGAGTCGGGGGTCGCCGGTGTCGAGGTagtcgccgtggagccgcggAAGAAGAGCAGCGGCGGCTAGAGAAGGGGCGCGAtggcggtgctcgaagtaggcgataATGAACCCGACAGCGTGATgaagaccggcgcggacggtgacgttcccgcgccaagggagACGGCGCGGCACATATCACGTGGAAGTCAACGCGCGTGGACGGCGGTGGACCGGGCGCCATAGCGTTACgacccgaaggggcgacgcaacggCTGCGAGcaggtcggggcgacggcggggaAGACCTCAGGGCGGTTGCAGGGATCGCATGCCACGCTCGCtacggcccgacggggcgacgcagcggcagcgcgAGGGTCGGTGCCTGGAGCGGACGGCCTTGGTGCGGCGGTTgaccgcgggccgcggcactacggcccgaaggggcgacgcatcGGCAGTGCGCGAGGTGGTGCAACCACGGGAACAGCCTCGGGGCGGTGGCGGGGATCACGTGCCGCGGCACTACGGCTCGAAGGGGCGGCGCAGCGGCGGCACGGATCAGTGCAGCCGCGGGGAGAgccacggggcggcggcgctgcggcccgacggGCCGACGCAGGTGCAGCCTGTTGCTCGATCGGCGGAGGGGCGCGCTGAACTCGGGGGACAGGGCGGTCATGGCTGGCGTAGATCGACGAGCGGACCGACGCGTGGACGACGGCCGTGAGAGGCCACCTAtcgcgcgaggccgccgggtcgaTGAAGAGGTCGGCCGATCGTGCTGGTGTTGGAGTAGAGGCGCACGGGGGTCGGCGTCGGCGGTGGCGACGCAAACGAATCAAGCATAGATCGGAAAACCAAAAGGAAAAACACCGATCAAAATGACCGGCGAGATAGCGAAAAAACCCGGAGCAAGGACTCGGGAAAAGACTCTTTAGGGCAGCCGGCCAACACgaccggcggacgaaccctaggtacggttGGCGCGGccccggcggcggtcatggaggccgaccgccccaGGGACGGCGCGCAgaaactgataccatgttagaaagGAGAGAGAGATTGATGAAATagttgttgtattgcttgagcctcttGGGCATATATATAAAAGTACATAATCATCTTGAAGTACAAGGTAAAGTAGAATAATATCTACGCTATCCTAGCTTTCCTAGTAATCACGATACTCAACAATTAGGCATGCCGAGCTTTCTTTTTTCTTTGAATATTGGGTCTGTCGAGCTTGACGGGGACAAGCTACAAGCACTCCGTCTGGTTCGTGTACACCTCTTTCTGTCTATTCCGTTCTACTCAGGAAGTTGTTTGCTAGCCTTAAGTATTTTCTGAATACCAACTAAATAATTGCTCCCTCCATTCAAAAATAAATGTCATGGTTTTGGTATTGTTGAACTAAAAGCATACATTTATTATGGAACAGAGGCAGTATGGGAGTGACACTGAAACATACACCCATCTACTAAATGCAAAATAGATGAACCCTAATGTTTGATTAGTGCAGAAAGTTTCTTTTTACATACACATAAGCCTTCCAGTAGCACTGAAATTGGAATATCAGTCATTGTTCATTATATGTGAATGGAACGGAGTTCAGAAGAAGTTATTCATTGTCATCTTCTCATATTTTCTACAAAGCAGAAAGCGCTAAAAAAGCAATCTCGTCAGACAGAAAAACTGCACATGTTTTCTGCTGTTATGTTTTTATGTTTATGCAGAATTGGACACATAAATATCCGTCACTCTAGGCAAAGTTTGGTTGCAATGGCAGCATTTGGTACTAATGTTTGCTCTATCAAAGCATATCTTCTCTATGACATCTATTTAATTTTGATCAATCCGAGCTTATACATTAACTAGATCTTTATATATGTTACTATAGAATTTAATCTTTCAGATGCCCATTGAACTGGAATTGAGAACAACCAGTCCGAGGTTTTATCTAGAAATACAGCAGGCAACTTGCCTTAGGTTTCATTTACAGCCCACCACGCAAACTCCAGTTACCTACATGCTTCACCAACTTGTTGACAATTTTTTCATAATCCCTCCACTCTGTGGGCATTCTTGCTATGAGAAATATTATGTTGCCAATGCATTTGTTCTAGGATTCTATGGCATCGACCCTTACATTCCAATATTACACTGACGGTCCGATGGATGATTCTTGCATGCCATAAATCTAATTATTTAGATGATTCTTGAAGTTGCTTGCtaataatttggttgcaaaatattcatgaattttgCTTAAGTTTTACACCTTTAGTGTTTCTCTAAGGATTGTATTATGTGATGAATCTTCAACAAAAAGAAAGATTGGTATCATCAATCTTTCTATCTATCAGCAATAATAATATGTTGAGCTCCATATAAGACATAATAGTGAGAACAATCTTTTATGTTTTATGGACCTTGATAATGTGAGTACAGGATACAAGTCGGTGCTCACGAAAACGGCGTGCTATGTTGTAATGATTAAGCACATCACCTTGAGATCGATCACATTCTTCATGAATATTGGGGCAACATGACCACCATCGGCGATCGTGGTGAAGAGAAGTGGCAACAACGATGATTACTAGGATGTGTTTTTGTCCTGCTGCGATGCACGGGCATTTTTACTAATACAAACAAAAATAAACAAACAAACTGTCTGCAGCCAAGCGGGAAAAGGGGACTTCCTATGGGGCCATGTTATCTGGAAATACAGTAGGCAACTTGCCTTAGGTTACAAATTTCAGAAATAATACCGTGAGAAGTAAATTGATTATTGTCAAATTCATCGTTCTAATTTTTCTTTTTTGtgagaaaaatccaatctattcatcttcaatgaGTGCGTACACGGATGGTGCAATGTATCCTATTTTTCTCCGGCCATCCTGCCATTATCTTACAAGTACACACACAGAACGAATGTAAGAACGGCATACAAGACCAACACAAAACCTAAAGTTCTTAAAAGAAACACCACAACCTAATCACTTGTGTCCAGGTCACCTTCGTAGATTTCAAACTCCTACTTTTTGACAAAGGGTGGACTTTATTGGCTCAAAATGGAGCATCAAGAGGATACATAACACAATGagcacacccggcctctgcataactaggatgcacacagccaacccAACACACTCACGTGGAAACATACCCGCAACTAGCAAAGTCATAAGACCAAAAGCTATGTGCGGGCGAGAAAAAAGGAGGAAAAAAACGATCTGATCAGTGATCGACAAACTACAACTGAGACCATATTCGCACCAACCATTGACACCACATGATGACGAGGAACTTCAACAGTAACGCCTTCACGAAGGAAGCGACACTTTTGTGCATGTAACTTAGTATTgtttgttttataaaaaaaacttATTTTTCTTAAATGAGGCTGTTATATTGAGGCCAGAAACGAAATACAAAACACAATCAAAAGAAAAATTATGACCTCTAAA
This genomic window contains:
- the LOC109754695 gene encoding putative G-type lectin S-receptor-like serine/threonine-protein kinase At1g61610 gives rise to the protein MDWPALTSFTAVTILIFLPLSASDDRLVPDRALSPGNFILSDDGGFALGFFSPSNSTPASLYLGIWYTGIPELTVVWVANRETPATNTTSSPPTVSLTNTSNLVLSDGNGGHRVLWTTTNVATAVGSSTSTVVLLNTGNLVIRLSNGTMLWQSFDHRTDTFLPGMKLRINNSTQGTAEHLVSWKGPNDPSLGRFSYGSNPNRSLQVFLWDGEHSVSRSAPWTGYLVMSQSQQQLGGTRATNVSDFIIYVAFVDKDDEMYITYSLSDGAPRTRLVLTYYGEYQLQSWSNKSSAWAVLWKWPSAECNRYNYCGPNGYCDETSTTPAVPACKCLDGFEPTNTQEWSVGRFSAGCQRKKAPRCSDDFLALPGMKSPDMFSSVGGDRSTFEECTSACSRNCSCVAYTFSNLSTGRSGGDVTRCLVWNGELVDIGKIGELGGETLYLRHARMDATTGRRTKRKAMRIVLPVLSSSVLVIICIFLAWLKFKGKNKKWRNQNKISLVGMNTSNEFGEGNPPHDREFPFVRLEEIVLTTHNFSETCMIGRGGFGKVYKGMVGGQEVAIKRLSRDSQQGTNEFRNEVILIAKLQHRNLVRLLGCCSEGDEKLLIYEYLPNKSLDATLFDD
- the LOC109754647 gene encoding receptor-like protein EIX1, producing the protein MATATLSASGAASCIFIILAATTMSMATSYSYARETSSRSCIAAERAALLSFKTSMTSDLAKRLDSWRGHHCCQWSGVTCNNRTGQVVKLSLRNAFIKEDKKIVWCMPHGESGGLEGKISSSLLALQHLKHLDLSGNNLGGVGVTIPKFLGSIKSLTYLNLACMNFDGGVPPQLGNLSRLLHLNLEASVFSDTLLHSDDISWLSRLGLLRSLDMSGVNLSTIPDWVRVVTIVPSLEVLQLSQCGLSLQHEPIVHSNLSSLQVLDLYSNRIDTLNPTYWFWDVLIIKELDLSSNKIVGQLPDAIGNMTSLQTLRLGGNYLSGVKSELFKNLCNLSWLELWSNEINQDMSDFMEGFPACTKSKLWSLDLSATNLTGRIPSSIKQWKNLSDLQLSDNRLVGSIPLGLGKMTNLRSLILNNNQLNGSVSEEHFASLVYLMELSLSHNPVHITISSNWIPAFNLEVAHFASTKMGPHFPLWLKGQKDIWDLDISDTGIVDLVPVWFWTVFSNVSYVNISCNQISGRLPATLEFMTSAQMLDLNSNDFTGLLPLLPESLLFLDISRNSLSGPLPQDFGATMLRERVLFANHINGTIPIYVCQLQYMEVLDLSENLLVGQLPQCSKGRDDKEELNTTVDPGNRLLSALILHNNNLSGKFPEFCNTVHF